The Malus domestica chromosome 13, GDT2T_hap1 genome includes a window with the following:
- the LOC139190872 gene encoding zinc finger BED domain-containing protein RICESLEEPER 2-like yields MDLVVFAAIKMSKRKFKSQEETICTPTDSNLAPTLYPSVVQQEIPSQIAQPQDIPTPNEVAGEIEEPEGDDGEGNNSRLRSLVWQHYTRTLVDGVMKAICNYCSKKLGGNTGNGTSHLRHHVTICPRRRQKKLKQTLTQKVGDGKVELYTFDQESARRALAQMIILHEYPLSMVEHVGFRNFMSVVQPLFKVVSRNTIKSDILKIYDYERLKTMQLLDENKSRIAITTDMWTACNQNRGFMDGLKVIGGGIETIRESVVYWTATQKREEKFEEAARQLKLPGTKKMVLDCKTRWNSTFLMIQSALIYKDIFPRLKQRESQYKCLPDDRDWEMAKEICEKLKLFYNVSELFFGTKYPTANLYFPKICEIRLSLTRWLTSRRDEIKKYGKKYD; encoded by the exons ATGGATTTGGTTGTGTTTGCAGCAATCAAAATgtctaaaagaaaatttaagtCTCAAGAAGAAACAATATGTACCCCAACTGATAGTAATCTAGCACCTACATTGTATCCAAGTGTTGTGCAACAAGAAATACCAAGTCAAATTGCTCAGCCCCAAGATATACCAACTCCAAATGAGGTCGCTGGTGAGATTGAGGAACCTGAGGGTGATGATGGTGAAGGTAATAATTCGAGACTTCGCAGTTTGGTGTGGCAACATTACACAAGAACACTAGTTGATGGGGTGATGAAAGCAATATGTAATTATTGTAGCAAGAAGCTTGGTGGGAACACTGGAAATGGAACCAGCCATTTGAGGCATCATGTGACGATATGTCCACGTCggagacaaaaaaaattgaagcaaaCACTAACCCAAAAAGTAGGAGATGGGAAAGTAGAGTTGTATACATTTGACCAAGAAAGTGCAAGGAGAGCTCTCGCCCAAATGATAATATTGCATGAGTATCCTCTTTCCATGGTTGAGCATGTTGGATTTAGAAACTTCATGAGTGTTGTCCAACCGTTGTTTAAGGTTGTTTCAAGAAACACAATCAAGAGTGATATCCTcaaaatatatgattatgaGCGTTTGAAAACAATGCAATTGTTGGATGAAAATAAGAGTAGAATTGCCATAACTACTGATATGTGGACTGCATGTAATCAGAACAGAGGATTTATG GATGGTCTCAAAGTGATTGGTGGTGGTATTGAGACAATTCGTGAGAGTGTTGTTTATTGGACAGCAACacaaaaaagagaggaaaaattTGAGGAAGCAGCACGTCAGTTGAAGCTTCCAGGCACTAAGAAAATGGTGCTTGATTGTAAAACTCGATGGAATTCCACCTTTTTAATGATTCAATCTGCTTTGATTTACAAGGATATTTTCCCTCGTTTGAAACAACGAGAGTCGCAATATAAGTGTTTGCCTGATGATAGAGATTGGGAGATGGCAAAAGAGATTTGTGAGAAGTTAAAGTTGTTTTATAATGTCTCCGAGTTGTTTTTTGGAACTAAGTACCCTACAGCCAATCTTTATTTTCCAAAGATTTGTGAGATCAGGTTGTCACTAACTCGGTGGCTTACCTCTAGACgtgatgaaataaaaaaatatggcaaGAAGTATGATTGA